One Cryptomeria japonica chromosome 9, Sugi_1.0, whole genome shotgun sequence genomic window carries:
- the LOC131858418 gene encoding anther-specific proline-rich protein APG-like, translating into MALSSLAEFLQVLVVVLSFMALGVLLSLIVLIMKCMQGHRDDGFSQQKTQTSHKTQIKIVESASPSPFHSIAQSPFPSPFPSPSPFRPIAVASSPNSFYSPSPSPSPPPPPPHSHPPPIAVASTSNTLPPPPPITVASTSNS; encoded by the coding sequence ATGGCTCTTTCTTCATTAGCAGAGTTCTTGCAGGTTTTGGTTGTAGTGCTCTCTTTCATGGCACTGGGTGTATTATTGtcattgattgttttgattatgaaATGCATGCAAGGACATCGTGATGATGGTTTTTCTCAGCAGAAGACTCAGACTTCTCACAAGACACAGATTAAGATTGTTGAATCTGCTTCTCCTTCTCCTTTCCACTCTATTGCTCAGTCTCCTTTTCCATCTccttttccttctccttctccttttcgCCCTATTGCCGTTGCTTCTAGTCCAAATTCTTTttattctccttctccttctccttctcctcctcctcctcctcctcattctcATCCTCCTCCCATTGCTGTTGCTTCTACCTCAAacactcttcctcctcctcctcccattACTGTTGCTTCTACCTCAAACTCTTGA